Proteins encoded by one window of Montipora foliosa isolate CH-2021 unplaced genomic scaffold, ASM3666993v2 scaffold_419, whole genome shotgun sequence:
- the LOC137988453 gene encoding neuronal pentraxin receptor-like, producing the protein MANFGLYFLFIAVVFASLSDAHKSSDLTPSACHCSPMINVAVEGEKCDLCKANKQLQQDIDHLRKEIETVKNRSSQIQPGLPTREFDLYFTNVGIDDYVIHHGLAVTSAFTICFRVRTTEKTVNDLTVVSYSSSRNFNEILVDRMSSIHLTINDKAVNSGVSVDDGFWHHVCTTWESSNGFWKVYKDGREEARGSRLKSGYKTKTNGILIVGQEQDSFGGDFDPSQHLLGELTGLNIWNRVLSPSKILEMSKSCHVGQGNVKKWSDFKVGIRGNVRVISPSACQV; encoded by the exons ATGGCAAATTTTGGGCTCTATTTCCTGTTTATCGCGGTTGTGTTTGCTTCTTTGTCAGATGCACACAAATCCAGCGATCTTACTCCATCCGCTTGTCACTGTAGTCCAATGATAAACGTAGCCGTGGAAGGTGAAAAGTGCGACTTGTGCAAGGCAAACAAACAACTCCAACAAGACATCGACCACCTGAGGAAAGAAATTGAGACCGTGAAAAATAGAAGCAGTCAAATTCAGCCAG GTTTGCCTACGAGGGAATTCGACCTTTATTTCACGAACGTTGGAATCGATGATTACGTTATCCATCATGGTCTGGCAGTAACCAGCGCTTTTACGATCTGCTTTCGAGTGCGTACCACTGAAAAGACAGTCAACGACCTGACTGTCGTGAGTTACAGCTCATCAAGGAACTTCAACGAAATCCTGGTGGACAGGATGTCATCAATTCATCTTACCATCAACGACAAAGCAGT AAATAGCGGTGTATCTGTAGATGACGGATTCTGGCATCATGTTTGTACCACATGGGAGAGCTCGAATGGATTTTGGAAAGTTTACAAAGATGGTAGAGAGGAAGCCCGTGGTTCTAGGTTGAAGTCTGGTTATAAAACAAAGACGAACGGAATCCTCATTGTTGGGCAAGAACAAGATTCTTTTGGTGGCGACTTTGACCCAAGTCAACATCTCCTTGGAGAACTGACGGGCCTGAATATTTGGAACAGAGTTCTCTCTCCGAGTAAAATCTTGGAAATGTCGAAATCGTGCCATGTGGGGCAGGGTAACGTTAAGAAGTGGTCTGATTTCAAAGTAGGAATCAGAGGCAATGTAAGGGTTATCTCCCCATCAGCTTGCCAAGTGTAA